The segment ATAAAATTAATAAGCCTTTTTATTTTTAATTCTTGGGCTGAACCTTTAGTAAAAGACAACATACTTGTTGAGTTTCCGCTAAAAGAAACACCAATTAAAATACCAAAAACTACAGCTAAAGAAAAGTAAATTGGAAGATTATTTCTATTTTTCATATGGTAAATGCATTATTTCTACACCTGCTTTTTCTAAAAATTGAATACCAGAAGTATCTCTGTATGAGTTTGCAAAAACAACACGTTTTATTCCTGCTTGATGAATTAATTTACTGCATTGTGTGCAAGGTGATAGTGTAATATATAAAGTTGCTCCGTTTGCAGATTGAGTGGAAGATGCAACTTTTAAAATTGCATTTGCTTCTGCATGTAGAACTTCCCATTTTGTTAACCCTTCTTCATCTTCGCAACAATTATCAAAACCAGTTGGCGTTCCGTTAAAGCCATCAGAAATTATCATTCTTCCCTTCACTATTAAAGCACCAACTTGTTTCCGTTTACAATGAGAGAGTTTTCCCCATTCAAAAGCCATTTTTAAGTAGGCTGTATCATATTTTAGTTGTTTTATCTCAGTCATAAAGCTAAAATAGAAAGATTTGAATAACTATCATGTTAATAAACAGACAAAAATGTTAATTAAAATTAGCTATTTGGATTTCCGTTTTTACGGGAAAGACAATTAAATTTGAATTAGAGATAAACCTCTATATTTTTTCATGTTACCAAAAAACACGCTCAATCATCATAGGTATCGCAAAACCAATAACGATAGATGAGAAAACTAAAATCCAATCTCTTCTAGAAACGCGAAAGAAATTTTGAAATATAGTTCCTAAAATTAATATTCCAAAAACAATAATTATTTGTGATGCTTCAATCCCTAGTGCAAATTCTAATAAAGGTAATAATTTATCTTCTTCTTTTCCAATCATCATTTTAAAATAATTAGAAAAACCAAGTCCGTGAATTAACCCAAAGAACAACGCAAAAACTAAGTTTATATTTTCTTTTCCTGATGAAGACTTTTTAGCTGTTAAAACATTAATAACACCTGTAATAAAAATAGTTAACGGAATTAAAAACTCAATAATATCCATTCTTATTTTTAGAAGGCCATAAGCAGATAGTGCTAAAGTTATGGAATGCCCAATTGTAAAAAAGGTAACCAACCACACTACTTTTTTCCATTGATTAAAACTGAACACAACAGCTAAAACAATTAAGAATAAAATATGATCGTAAGCAGAAAAGTCTAACACGTGGTTAAGACCCATTTTAAAGTAGAGGATAAAATCGTTCATTTTCTATCTGATTTCAGAGGAATTCAAAGATATTAAAAAGGATTAAGTAATTAATTGTTTTTTTCAAATACAGAGTTCCTGTTTCTTTTATGGAATACTCAAGTAAGAGCTTTTCTAATGAAAACTGAAACATATCCTTTAAAGATTACTGATTGAAATGAGTATATTGGCTTCTCAGATTAAACCAAGAAAATGAAGCCAACAAGATTTGAAACTGCTATTGCAATTATTGATAAAAAAAACGCTGAAGATACAAATACGTATCAAGTAGAAGGATTAGAGTATCCTAAAGAATTATTGTATTCTCAAAGGATGACAAGAACGTTGCTTCAGTTTGAGCCAAATGCTTCAAAGGCGCTTCAAATTGCAGCGAGAGCACAACATATTTGTCGTTGGAAAATTCAAAGAAATGAATATACAATGGATAGAGTTGGGTATCTAAAATGGCGTGAAACCCTAAAAAAAATGCATGCAGATATTACTGGAGAAATCTTACAACAAGTTGGTTTTGATACTCAATTTGTAGACAGAGTTCAGGAAATTATTCTTAAAAAACTGATTAAGAAAAATGAAGAGCCTCAAATTTTAGAAGATATTATTTGTTTGGTTTTTTTAGATTATTATTTTGATGAATTTGCAGCAAAACATGCTGACGAAAAAATAATTGATATTTTAAAGAAAACTTGGGTAAAAATGTCTGATAAAGGACATGAAGCTGCTTTGAAACTTCCATTTTCTGAAAAAAGTTTAGCTTTGGTAAAACAAGCGATTTCTTGAAAATACAAACACTACAAAAAATACTTTAAATTAACCGTTTTTAAAAGTAGTTGTAAAATGGTTGTTGTTATTCGAAATAAAAAACCTCAACTAACTTAAAATAAAGTAGTTAAGGTTTTTAAAAGTACACACCCCACTCCAAGTATCGAACTTTTTCTTGCAAGATTTAGATAGGTTGAGAGATTTCACAGCTAGAGCACAGACTGTTTAATTATTTGTAAAAAAAAGGTAGATATTATTTGGCGTATAATAATTAACACTATAGTTTTGTAACTTGATTAATTAACTAATTACTCTATGAAGCACATTATCACATTTTTAGCGACGTTCTTTATTACTACAACAACCTTTGCCCAAATAGGCATAAACACAGTAATCCCAGATATCTCTGCGGCATTGGATATTACCTCTACTACGGGGGGGTTACTTGTACCAAGAATGACAGAGACCCAGCGTGATGCTATTAGTGCTGCAAAAGGATTAGTGTTATTTAATACTACTACAAACACGCTACAGATTAATGAAGGAGATGCTACAACAGCCAATTGGGTAAGTTTAAGTGCTGCTGCTACTTCTGCTACTTATAATATTGGTGATGTTGTTAATGGCGGTGTTGTTTTCTATATTTTTGAAAGCGATGAACCTGGCTTTGTTTCAGGAGAAATACACGGTTTGGTATGTGCTTTTTCAGATTATGCAACTTCTGTAGAATGGGGTTGTTATGGTCAAGATTTACCAAACGTACCGAATGTTAGCAGTAACCCACCTATTGGTCTTGGTGCAGAAATAGGAGATGGTGTTAGTAATACGAATGCTATACTAAATGATTGCCCTACTGCTCCCGCTGCTTTAGCGGCAAGGTCTTTAGGTGCACAATGGTTTTTACCAAGTGTAAAGGATTTAAATCAAATGTATATTAATAAAACAACTTTAGAGGGGGTCTCTGGGTTTAGTGCATTTAGTAATTACTACTGGAGTTCTACGGAGTACGATACCAATAGCGCGTGGATTCAGAATTTCTCCGCTGGTAATCAGGCCAACTACTATAAGTACTACACAGTCAACGTGCGTGCAGTTCGGGCTTTTTAGTTATTTAATTATTTATCAATTAAGCGAAGCGGTCTCACGAGCACCTTTCAAGAAAATATTAAAGGGTGCGTAATTTAATAAGTGCCGAGTAAGCGGCCGAGTAAAAAAAATATATCCCCAAGAATAAATTATTATTTTTGGGGATATTTTGTACACAATGTAGTCCAATTATCGAACTTTTTCTTGAAAGACCTTGATAGGCTTAGAGAGTTTACAGAAACATATAAAAAACACAAACTACTGAGTGTATTGTAACCCTTTACGCTTCCTTTAAAGACATACACAGTACTTATAGAACCCATTCCATTTAAACTCTTTTTTAAAGTGTTTTTGAGATACTTAATGTTTGAAGTTGTTATTACTATTTTTAGTAATTTAGCGATTAATACTATTATAGATAATAAAAATTTTAATACGCTTTTATTAATTTCCATATGAATGAAAAATATGATTTTATAGATAATTATCTAAAATGTGTTAGTAGCGAAAATTACTTCAATATCGAATATCGAGCGAGTAGAACAGAGTTTAATCTTTTTTGGATAACCGTATATGGCGTACTTTTTGGCTTCATTTACCTCCAAAATAAATTTAATTTCCCAGAATGGACAAATTGGATTTTCGGAATATGGCTTCTATTTAATCTTGTACCATTGTTTACTGTTGCAGCTCGAAGAATGTTAGACATAGGAATTACAAGATATTGGCTTTTAGCAATTACTATACCTCTCTTCAATTTTATATTAATTTTATTTTTGATTTTTAAGCCAACTAAAGTTATACGAATTAGCGATAAGAATAGGGCAATTGCATTTCTCAAACAAGGTAATTATTTCTTCAAAAGCGGTAAATTTAATGAGGCAATTGAAAATTACGATAAGGCATTAGAAATAAACAGTGGTTTTCAAGAAGCACATAGAAATAGAGAAAAAGCTTTTAAAAAATTATAAAATTTTACTTACAAAAGTAGTGTTCAATCAAGTTTGGAGAAAGAGTCATTTTTAAAAAGTTAGCTGTGCAAAATTTGTATTAAGACCTCAATAGAAAACCTATTAAACAACCTTACAGAAATGTAGGGTTTTTTCTTTCAAAGTAAAAACAGTTAATCTTCCTTTGCCTATTTCTTCTGTAGTTAAGAATTGGTAGAATGATTTTATTATATTTTTATTTATTATATTTGAGTAAACAATATTATTATGAAAAAACTATTATTTATGTCAGTTATGCTGTTTACGTTGATAAGCTACTCACAAATGTTAAATAAAGAAAAAAATGGTTACACTAAAGTTATTAATACAGAATTGAGCAAAAAAGAAATCTATCAGAAATTAAATGAATGGATTGCCACAAATTATAAGTCAGCTAAAGATGTAATTCAATTAAACACAGAAGAAAAAATAATAACAAAGGGTAATTTTTCAGTAACTTTTAATGTATCTAAATATGTTTTTATTTATTCAATCAATAATTCTTTAACTTTTTCTATTAGAGAAAAAAAGTTTAAAATAGATTTAATACCTAACAGTATGTCTTATAACGGTTCTGAAGTTGGAGGAATAGAAGCAATTAGACAGTATTTTGAGCCATTTGAAAATATAGATACATTTACCGAATATTCTTTAGATGCAATGTATAAAGGTTTTTTAGGGATGGGGTATTCTGAAAAAAAGAGTAAAAAGAATGTTAAAAAATATAGTTCAACCATAAAAGATAATTATAAAGATTATTTAAACAACCTACCTATTTGGAATGAGCAAATTAAATTAACGTTTAAAAGTATTGAGGATTACGTTAATAAGAAAAGTTCAGATGATGACTGGTAAGAAAAATATAATGATAGTGCCAAATAAATAATATATCGAATATATGTTGCTTTATGGTTTTTTAACTAAGAATTACCGATTCTACGTTAGTTGAAGTCTTATTCTATTAATCTTCGAAATAGTATTTGGATGTAAGCCAATTATCTTTGCAACCTCTATTTGTTTATAGCCTTTGCTTAAATAGTCTAACGCTTTTTTATTTTTGTCTTTATTCAAAAAATCTATTTGATTTTCTTTAGTTCCTTTGTTTCTACCTTTATATATACCATTAGCCTTTGCAACAGCAATACCTTCTAACTGTCTTTCTCTTATCATCTTACGTTCCATTTCAGCTACAACACCTAAAATAGAGATGACCATTTTAGAAATATCATTTTCTGAGCCATCTTCATTTAAAGTTCTTAGACCTTGTTTTTTAAATTCAATATTGACCTTTTTGGTATTAAAAAAAGCAATGGTCTTTAGAATGTCTAACAGATTTCTTCCAAGGCGGTCAATTTCGTGAACGATAATTTCATCGACAACCCTTTTTTCTGTTAATTCTAAGATTTTCTTTCCTCCCTCACGTTCAAAAAATGGTATTGCACCCGAACATTTATCTTCTATAATTTTACAAGTTTCATCTTTATTCTGTTTTTGTCTTTCAGAGTTTTGTTCGATGGTGCTTGTTCGTATGTATAAAACTTTCATTTTGTACTAATTTTAGGTTAGTGTACGTTTTACCCTTATTTTGTGTCTCGCGTTAAGGTTTATGGCCGTTTTAGATAATCAATTTCCAATTTCTGTTATCACAATTTTAAGTGTAGGCTACTATTGTAGTTTTACACTCTCTTTTAATATTTTAAAATTATTATTGGTATAAGCTAATATCTTAAAAATGTAACCGAGACTATAAACACCAATTAAGGCAATACCACCGTATTGTATTATTTTAAAGATTTTACTCGTGTATAAATTATGTAATAGTTCTTTTTTCGTCTCTTCAAATAAATTTTTCTTATTCACCATACTTTTTGCTATTTACTTTTTTATTCTGTTTATAATATATTAGTATGCCAAGTACTAATGTTGAAAAAGCAATTACACTGATAACAATGTTCGCTTGTTTTAAAAGATATTTGTTTTTATTGGTTAATTGCATATTCTTGTCTTTTAACATATTAATTTCGGGAGGAATCTCATACGCTTGTATTTTTGTTATATCCGTCATATTTTAATATCTAATAATCTGTATTCCGTTCACCTCTTCAATGATTAAAAAGTCATAGATAGCGTGTCTATTTTTATTTTTATACTCTTCGTAGTGTGTTAATACATTAAATGAATAGCCTTTCCCTTTTAAGAATTGTTTATGAAAGATTCCTTTTGTTTTGTCTTTCATTAATTCTAATAAAATCAAGTAGTTTTTATGTAATTTATTATCAATAGAAGCCCTTGCATCCCTTACTTTTTTAAGTTTAGCATTATGATAGCTGATTCGGTTTTTAGTGGATGCAAATTTTTGGTTTGAACGAATAGGGTTGAACCCTTCACCACTATATAAACATTGTATTTCCATAGTTTTTATTATTAATTATATGTTTAACAAATATAATAAATTTTATCCAATACTTTGGATATATGTATTTTTATATTACATTTGCGTTTCAAAGCGTTTAAAAATGCTATTAAAAACATAAAAAGATGGATGTACACAACTTATTGCCAATAATTCAAGAAAAAGTATATAGTGCAAAAGACTTAGGAGTTGCTTCAAGAACAATTTACCATTGGAAAACAGAGGGCTTATTATTTAATTCACATAATGATATTGAAAAAAATATGATGATGCGATTTAGTTTGTCTGAATATTTTTGGATTCGTGTAATACAAAATTGTCGTGATTACGGGATGTCATTAAATCAGATTAAAAACTTGAAGGCTAAAATTATTGATAAAGTTCGCAGTTTTGATAATTTGGAGGAAAAGTATAAGCCATTAATTAAGGGTGTTAGAGAAATGTATAAAGGCAAGTCAGAGGAATTTATACAAGGAAAAATTGACAGTACTATAAAGTATTTTAATTACGTTGAGGATAAAGGAAGAAATGATTTTGAAGAAGTACTTTTTGCGGTTCTATACAATCGAAACCCGTCGGGTATTCTAATATTTAATAATGAAGGAGAAATAAATACTGATATATATATTGAAAGTGATGATGGTAATAAAAATATAAGAAGATTTTACAATAGTCATCTATATATTTCTTTTGATGAGATTTTTGTGGAATTAGGTTTAAGTGACCATTTTAAGCAAAAAGAGTTGCTGAATGATGATGAAAAAGAATCTATTAAAATTATACTGTGGGCTATAAGGTCAGACGATACTAATAAAATTGAAATTAGAAAAAAAAGTAACACTTTAAAAACTATTAAAGTGGGCTTAAAAGACCCAAAAAGTAATGAAGAAACTGAAAATTATAAAAAAAGGTTAGGTTCTAATTTAGAATTTAAGACAAAAATATTTAAAGGAAAACATAACCTTTTTGATTTTCATTATACAAGAAATTTTTAAAGATAGAATAGGGCTAAAGGAGGAAACTCTGCCAAAGTAAATAATTCGAGTGTTCGAATTGGGTAAGCAAAAACTTTTAAAACAAGTCTGCTACTACATTAACATTAAAATTGAAAAATAATGATTTAAGAGTTTTATCAAATAAGGAAATAAGGAATAGTTTAAATAACCAAAAACTCTCAGATACTGAGTGTGAAACTATATCTAATAAATTGAAAATCATAAGTTTATTAACAGCTAAAATCATATCAAATGCTGAATGAAAAATTTCAAAAATTCGGAAAGAAATCAAATACCGTTACAAAAGAGAGATTCCCAAATGCGGTAATTTACACGAGGGTTTCAACCTTAAAGCAAGAAAATAATTTCAGTTTAGAAACTCAACTCGAAAAATGTGAAGATTGTGCAATAAATAATAATCTGAATGTTGTCGAACGTTTTGGTGGAGCATATGAAAGTGCAAAATTAGGTAATAAAAGAACTTATTTTCCACAAATGTTAGAATTTGTAAAAAATAAAAAAAATAAGATTGGTTATATTATTGTGTATGATATATCTCGATTTTCCAGGGAGGGTATGAAAGCTGTGGCTCTTGTAGAAGAATTGAAAACAAACTTTGGAATCAAGGTTTTGGAATCAAATGCAACCTCAATTACAGATAGTTTTAGTGAGGATGTATTTAACGATTTAAAGATGATTATAGCTAATTCGAACAATAGAGAGAGAAAAATGAAAATTATTGATGGGTCAATAAAAAGATTAGAATCTGGATATTGGCTTGGAATGCCCCCAAAAGGCTATACTAAGGTTGATAAATATACCTTGAAATTCAACGAGGAAGCTGATTTTATAAAAAAAGCATTTGAGATGAAATCGGATGGATGTAGTAATACAGAGATTTTAAAAGTTACACGAGCTCTTGGTTCCAAAATAACCAAAAGCCGTTTACCTAAATATTTATCAGACCCATTTTATTGTGGTTGGATTGCAAACAAACATTTAAATGGGAGGGTTGTAGAAGGATTACACGAATCTTTAATTTCAGAAGAGATGTTTTTGAAAGTTAATGGAGAAAAAGCTGAGATTAGAATATACAAGACGTCTAAAATGGATGAAAATAGACCTTTGCAAGGAGATTTAAAATGTTCTTGCGGAGGTGTATATACGGGATATAAAAAGAAAGAAAGATACAACTATTACAAGTGTAATAAATGTCATCACAACTCTGCTGTTAATCCAATACACAATTCATTTGAGGACTTATTGTCTAAATACTCATTCGATAAAAAGTATATTTCATTATTTAAGAAACAACTTAAATATACATTTGACTACATAGAAAATGAAAATAACATAAAGAAATCTGAATTATTGACTAAGATTTCAAAAGAAACAACAAGATTAGATAATGTAAATTTTAAATATGCAGCTGAAAACCTTGATGAAGAGATTTTTCTACAAGTATCTACTAAAATTAAAGCTGATATTGATATTTTAAATAAAGAACTATCTAACATCACGTTTAGTTTATCGAACTACGAAAACTACCTTGACGAATCACTTGAATTAGTCAATGATTACAAAGGAATTTGGGAGAAAGGAGATATAGAAATAAAGAAAGATATTCAAAATATTTTGTTCTCAAATCAAATTGAATATGACCCTAAAAAAATGAGTTATCGAACTCCCAAAGAAAACATAGTAATGTCAATATTAACGGGGAATAGAGACAAAATAAAAGCGAGAAAAAGAGGTCAAAAACCTACAAATTCTCGCTTTGTACTCAAGGCGGGAATCGAACCCGCACTTCCGAAAAAACTGGATTTTGAATCCAGCGCGTCTACCAATTCCGCCACTTGAGCAAGTAATAAACAAGACTGCAAATGTATTAAATTATTTTATTTTAAAGTGAAAAAATAAAATCGAAACTTAATAAATAATTTCTACTTTTGTATTTAGACAACAACACAACAAAAAAACAACTAAATGCCTACAAATCAATTATCACCAAAACTTTTTGCGTGCTCACAAAGTACTGTTTTAGCAGAAAAAATAGCTAAAGAGTATAATACGGAATTAGGAAAAGTAATTACAACTCATTTTAGTGATGGCGAATTTCAGCCAGCTTTCGAAGAATCTGTTAGAGGAAGAAGAGTCTTTTTGATAGGTTCTACATTTCCTACAGCAGATAACTTAATGGAAATGTTATTGATGTTAGATGCAGCAAAAAGAGCATCGGCAAGACATATTACAGCAGTAATGCCTTATTTTGGTTGGGCAAGACAAGATAGAAAAGATAAACCAAGAGTTGCAATAGGAGCTAAATTAGTTGCCAACTTGTTGCAAACTGCAGGAGCTACAAGAATTATGACGATGGATTTACATGCAGATCAGATTCAAGGATTTTTTGAAAAACCCGTTGATCATTTATATGCTTCTACAATCTTTATGCCATATATAGAAAGCTTAAACTTAGATAACTTAACAATTGCTTCTCCAGATATGGGTGGTTCTAAAAGAGCTTATGCATATTCTAAGCACTTACATTGTGATGTTGTAATCTGTTACAAACAACGTAAGAAAGCAAATGTAATAGGGCATATGGAGTTAATTGGAGATGTTAAAGGAAAGAATGTGATCTTAGTTGATGATATGATTGATACTGGAGGAACATTAGCACATGCAGCAGATTTAATGATGGAAAGAGGGGCTTTAAGTGTTCGTGCAATTTGTACACACCCAATACTTTCTGGAGGAGCGTATGAGAAAATAGAAAATTCTGGGTTAACAGAGCTAATTGTTTCAGATACAATTCCTTTAAAGAAGGTAACTTCTAAAATAAAAGTAGTATCTTGCGCGCCATTATTTGCTGATGTTATGCACAAAGTGCAAGACAATACTTCAATTAGTGGACAATTTTTAATGTAAATAAATAATACAAAAAAGTAATGAAATCAATTACAATTAAAGGATCAAAAAGAGAAAGCGTAGGTAAAGTATCAACTAAAGCCTTACGTAATGCTGGTCAGGTTCCTTGCGTTATATACGGAGGAGATAAACCAGTTCATTTTTCTGCAGAAGAAAAAGTGTTCAAAAGTTTAGTCTATACTCCAAATGTATATACTGCAACAATTAACGTTGATGGACACAAAGTAGCTGCAATTTTACAAGACATTCAATTTCACCCAGTAACAGATAAAATCTTACATATAGATTTTTATCAGTTATTTGATGATAAAGAAATTACAATGAACATCCCTGTAAAATTAACAGGAACGTCTCCAGGAGTATTAAATGGTGGTTCTTTACGTTTTACAAACCGTAAATTAAAAGTAAAAGCTTTACCGGCTAATTTACCAGATTTTGTAACTGCTGATATTTCAGGGTTAAAAATAGGAAGTAAATTATTAGTATCATCAATGGTAAATGATTCTTATACATTTATGCACCCAGATAACACTGTTGTTGTTCAAGTAAGAACTTCTCGTAATGCAACCGCTGAAGAAGAAGAAGCTACAGAAGAAGCTACAGAAGCTGCTGCAGAATAAATTTTGCAAACATAATTTACAAAAAGCGTTACAATTCTGTAACGCTTTTTTTATTTTAGTATTTTTACCAAATGGATTTAAGAAACCTCTTTTCTGTTTTATTTGGAATAAAAGTTGAAACTAAAGAAGAATTGATGAAGAAATTTTTAATTGTTGGTTTAGGTAATATTGGATCGAAGTATGAAAATACACGTCATAATATTGGTTTTAAAATTGTTGATGAGGTTGCAGAGGAACATAAGGTTACTTTTGAAACTGAAAAATTAGGAGACGTAGCTACCTTTAGATTTAAAGGAAGAACTTTTGTGCTTCTAAAGCCAAGTACATTCATGAATTTAAGTGGAAAATCTGTAAAATATTGGATGGATAAAGAGAAAATTTCTGTAGAAAATATTTTAATTGTTACAGATGATGTTAATATTGATTTTGGTACGGTTCGTTTAAAAGCCAAAGGTTCAGCTGGAGGGCATAATGGATTAAAAGATATTCAAGAAAAATTAAATACCCAACAATATGCTCGTTTTAGATTTGGAGTTGGAGGTAATTATAGTAAAGGAAGGCAAGTAGATTTTGTTCTTGGAGAATGGAACAAAGAAGAAACTAGCCAATTAATTGAGCGTTTACCTGTATCAGCAAAAATTATTACCAGTTTTGGAACTGCTGGTTTAGCAAATACGATGAATGCTTTTAATGGGAAGTAGTGTAGTTTCTTTTTAATCTAATTCTCACTAGCATACCATTCTGCAAAACTAGAATCAGTTTCTTGTAATTTGATGGCATGAAGTTTAATGTTTTCTGGCAATCTACTTTTAATTTTTGATGCAAAATCAATTACCATCATTTCACTTGTTGGTTGGTAATCTACTAATAAAACATGATGACCTCTATCTATCAACTCCTTAGCTAACTCAACATGAGGTGTGTTTTTATTAAAAACAGTTGCGTGATCAAAAATATCTACAATCTC is part of the Polaribacter sp. SA4-10 genome and harbors:
- a CDS encoding dCMP deaminase family protein, translated to MTEIKQLKYDTAYLKMAFEWGKLSHCKRKQVGALIVKGRMIISDGFNGTPTGFDNCCEDEEGLTKWEVLHAEANAILKVASSTQSANGATLYITLSPCTQCSKLIHQAGIKRVVFANSYRDTSGIQFLEKAGVEIMHLPYEK
- a CDS encoding HupE/UreJ family protein is translated as MNDFILYFKMGLNHVLDFSAYDHILFLIVLAVVFSFNQWKKVVWLVTFFTIGHSITLALSAYGLLKIRMDIIEFLIPLTIFITGVINVLTAKKSSSGKENINLVFALFFGLIHGLGFSNYFKMMIGKEEDKLLPLLEFALGIEASQIIIVFGILILGTIFQNFFRVSRRDWILVFSSIVIGFAIPMMIERVFW
- a CDS encoding DUF4202 domain-containing protein, producing the protein MKPTRFETAIAIIDKKNAEDTNTYQVEGLEYPKELLYSQRMTRTLLQFEPNASKALQIAARAQHICRWKIQRNEYTMDRVGYLKWRETLKKMHADITGEILQQVGFDTQFVDRVQEIILKKLIKKNEEPQILEDIICLVFLDYYFDEFAAKHADEKIIDILKKTWVKMSDKGHEAALKLPFSEKSLALVKQAIS
- a CDS encoding DUF1566 domain-containing protein, yielding MKHIITFLATFFITTTTFAQIGINTVIPDISAALDITSTTGGLLVPRMTETQRDAISAAKGLVLFNTTTNTLQINEGDATTANWVSLSAAATSATYNIGDVVNGGVVFYIFESDEPGFVSGEIHGLVCAFSDYATSVEWGCYGQDLPNVPNVSSNPPIGLGAEIGDGVSNTNAILNDCPTAPAALAARSLGAQWFLPSVKDLNQMYINKTTLEGVSGFSAFSNYYWSSTEYDTNSAWIQNFSAGNQANYYKYYTVNVRAVRAF
- a CDS encoding DUF805 domain-containing protein, with protein sequence MNEKYDFIDNYLKCVSSENYFNIEYRASRTEFNLFWITVYGVLFGFIYLQNKFNFPEWTNWIFGIWLLFNLVPLFTVAARRMLDIGITRYWLLAITIPLFNFILILFLIFKPTKVIRISDKNRAIAFLKQGNYFFKSGKFNEAIENYDKALEINSGFQEAHRNREKAFKKL
- a CDS encoding DUF4468 domain-containing protein, which codes for MKKLLFMSVMLFTLISYSQMLNKEKNGYTKVINTELSKKEIYQKLNEWIATNYKSAKDVIQLNTEEKIITKGNFSVTFNVSKYVFIYSINNSLTFSIREKKFKIDLIPNSMSYNGSEVGGIEAIRQYFEPFENIDTFTEYSLDAMYKGFLGMGYSEKKSKKNVKKYSSTIKDNYKDYLNNLPIWNEQIKLTFKSIEDYVNKKSSDDDW
- a CDS encoding recombinase family protein — protein: MKVLYIRTSTIEQNSERQKQNKDETCKIIEDKCSGAIPFFEREGGKKILELTEKRVVDEIIVHEIDRLGRNLLDILKTIAFFNTKKVNIEFKKQGLRTLNEDGSENDISKMVISILGVVAEMERKMIRERQLEGIAVAKANGIYKGRNKGTKENQIDFLNKDKNKKALDYLSKGYKQIEVAKIIGLHPNTISKINRIRLQLT
- a CDS encoding MerR family transcriptional regulator codes for the protein MDVHNLLPIIQEKVYSAKDLGVASRTIYHWKTEGLLFNSHNDIEKNMMMRFSLSEYFWIRVIQNCRDYGMSLNQIKNLKAKIIDKVRSFDNLEEKYKPLIKGVREMYKGKSEEFIQGKIDSTIKYFNYVEDKGRNDFEEVLFAVLYNRNPSGILIFNNEGEINTDIYIESDDGNKNIRRFYNSHLYISFDEIFVELGLSDHFKQKELLNDDEKESIKIILWAIRSDDTNKIEIRKKSNTLKTIKVGLKDPKSNEETENYKKRLGSNLEFKTKIFKGKHNLFDFHYTRNF
- a CDS encoding ribose-phosphate pyrophosphokinase produces the protein MPTNQLSPKLFACSQSTVLAEKIAKEYNTELGKVITTHFSDGEFQPAFEESVRGRRVFLIGSTFPTADNLMEMLLMLDAAKRASARHITAVMPYFGWARQDRKDKPRVAIGAKLVANLLQTAGATRIMTMDLHADQIQGFFEKPVDHLYASTIFMPYIESLNLDNLTIASPDMGGSKRAYAYSKHLHCDVVICYKQRKKANVIGHMELIGDVKGKNVILVDDMIDTGGTLAHAADLMMERGALSVRAICTHPILSGGAYEKIENSGLTELIVSDTIPLKKVTSKIKVVSCAPLFADVMHKVQDNTSISGQFLM
- a CDS encoding 50S ribosomal protein L25/general stress protein Ctc; the encoded protein is MKSITIKGSKRESVGKVSTKALRNAGQVPCVIYGGDKPVHFSAEEKVFKSLVYTPNVYTATINVDGHKVAAILQDIQFHPVTDKILHIDFYQLFDDKEITMNIPVKLTGTSPGVLNGGSLRFTNRKLKVKALPANLPDFVTADISGLKIGSKLLVSSMVNDSYTFMHPDNTVVVQVRTSRNATAEEEEATEEATEAAAE
- the pth gene encoding aminoacyl-tRNA hydrolase — translated: MDLRNLFSVLFGIKVETKEELMKKFLIVGLGNIGSKYENTRHNIGFKIVDEVAEEHKVTFETEKLGDVATFRFKGRTFVLLKPSTFMNLSGKSVKYWMDKEKISVENILIVTDDVNIDFGTVRLKAKGSAGGHNGLKDIQEKLNTQQYARFRFGVGGNYSKGRQVDFVLGEWNKEETSQLIERLPVSAKIITSFGTAGLANTMNAFNGK
- a CDS encoding 6-carboxytetrahydropterin synthase yields the protein MSTIRITKQFNFETGHALYGYDGKCKNVHGHSYKLSVTVSGKPITDNTNVKFGMVIDFSDLKKIVNEEIVDIFDHATVFNKNTPHVELAKELIDRGHHVLLVDYQPTSEMMVIDFASKIKSRLPENIKLHAIKLQETDSSFAEWYASEN